From the genome of Bacteroidota bacterium:
ATAGTAAAAACAGCCGGTTTTCCCTTTTCTTTTGATACTACCCATGATTTTTCTTTCATTTCATTAATCAGCTGTTTAGAAGACCAACCGGAGTAACCTAGAAAAAAGCGAATAGTTTCAGGGTTAATTTTTTTTGAATTTATTAATGTTTTTAGGGTCTCAAAATCACCACCCCAATAAATTCCATTGCAAATTTCAATAGAATTTGATATTACATCAGGCGATTGGTGTATGAAGTATAGATTGTCCTGATCTACCGGTCCTCCATTAAATATTTCTGCTGTGCAATCTATATCGGGAATGATATCTTTTATACTGAAGCCTAAGGGACGATTTAATATAAAGCCTACGGAACCGTTTTCGTTGTGTTCTGTTAATAACACAACTGTTCTTCCGAATGAATTATCACTCATCGAAGGGTCTGCTATCAGTAATTTTCCTTTTGTAGGCAAAATTTCAATCATTATTGTAGTTTTGTTACTACAATTTACTTATTTTTTGAGTTACTACCAAATGTTATTCTTAAAAGAATTATATAAATTGTGGTTCTATAAGTTATTAATTGTAGCAGGGTATTTGCTTAGATACTCTTTGAATCAGAGTGGGAGGGATAAGAAAAATAAGGCAAAAAAATAATGGATAAATAACAAAATGTTATTATCCATTATTATAAAATTCAAAAATTAAAGAAAATCCCCTAATAAATAGGGGATATGTATTAATTTACTTTTTCGTTTAATTCGTTTCCTGCTTTGAATTTTACAATGTTTTTAGCAGCGATTTGAATTTTTGCACCTGTTTGAGGGTTTCTACCTTCTCTTGCTTCTCTTTTAGATACTGAGAAAGATCCAAATCCTACAAGTGAAATTCTTCCACCTTTTGATAATGTTCCTGATACGCTTTCAGTAAACGCATCTAATGCTCTTTTAGCTTCAGCTTTTTTTATTCCGGCAGCTTCTGCCATTGCATCGATTAAGTCAGCCTTATTCATAACTGTGAATGTTTTAAAGGTTAGTTTTACAATAAATTTTAATTGACTCTCTACAAATATAGAGTTTATAGGCATTTACGCAAGAATTTGATGAAAAAAAAGTGTAAAATGTTAATAAGTGAGGCCAATTGTTAATAATACACTAGTGTTTTGTGTTGATAATCAATGTTTTCAGGTCATTATAGCATTGTCACTAAATTTGTAACCATTTAGTAAATCGGAGCTTTTCATACGTTTTTTACCGGCTATTTGTAGTTCTAGTACTTCAATAAAACCGCTATCTACTGCTATCTTAATGCTTTTCCTTTCAATTGAAATACTTCCTAAGTCCAAATTATGGTCTTGTTTAACAGCTTTACTCTTAATTATTTTAACCTCCGTTTCACTATCATTATTGTTCAGTTTGGACCATGCTCCAGGAAATGGGCTTAAGCCTCTTATATGATTGTATATTTCATTTATATCTTTACTCCAGTTAATCCTGCAATCGTCTTTGAAAATTTTTGGTGCAGCTTTTATAGTTAGTTCTTCGTTTTGCTTTTTTGGTTCTATGTTCCCTTTTTTGAGGCCTTCAACTGTTTTTAATATAAGGTCAGTACCATTAATCATTAGCTTATCATGGACAATTCCTGCATCATCATCTTCTCCA
Proteins encoded in this window:
- a CDS encoding YqgE/AlgH family protein, giving the protein MIEILPTKGKLLIADPSMSDNSFGRTVVLLTEHNENGSVGFILNRPLGFSIKDIIPDIDCTAEIFNGGPVDQDNLYFIHQSPDVISNSIEICNGIYWGGDFETLKTLINSKKINPETIRFFLGYSGWSSKQLINEMKEKSWVVSKEKGKPAVFTIKSKNLWRKQMYRLGGEYQIWANSPADPALN
- a CDS encoding HU family DNA-binding protein — encoded protein: MNKADLIDAMAEAAGIKKAEAKRALDAFTESVSGTLSKGGRISLVGFGSFSVSKREAREGRNPQTGAKIQIAAKNIVKFKAGNELNEKVN
- the fmt gene encoding methionyl-tRNA formyltransferase, with the translated sequence QMKSPRIIFMGTPDFAVASLKALVENNYNIVGVITAPDKPAGRGRKINSSAVKKYAESVNLNILQPEKLRDEDFLKNLKALNADLQIVVAFRMLPKVVWNMPKLGTFNLHASLLPQYRGAAPINWAVINGEKKTGITTFLLNDKIDEGNILLQQEILIGEDDDAGIVHDKLMINGTDLILKTVEGLKKGNIEPKKQNEELTIKAAPKIFKDDCRINWSKDINEIYNHIRGLSPFPGAWSKLNNNDSETEVKIIKSKAVKQDHNLDLGSISIERKSIKIAVDSGFIEVLELQIAGKKRMKSSDLLNGYKFSDNAIMT